The following nucleotide sequence is from Lentimicrobiaceae bacterium.
ATCAGCCTTGTATTTATTAGTTAGGTTTTTATTAGTACAAAGGAATTTGCGTAAAAAGTAGCGTTATTTTCGTCCGTAGTCAGCAGGAATTTCGCCCCAAAGCTCGGTTTCCCATTTTATTATAGGGTTTTCGACTTCGTTATTGTGTAGCCATTCTATAGCTAAATCAGCTTTTTCGAAGAGTTCTTTATTTAGTTCGGTTCTTTCTAATTTGGTATTTATTTTCTTCTTTTTCACCCACGACATCGCAGTCCTTGAGTCGCTGTAAAGCGGGAAATCCAACTTGTTTTTCTTTAGCCATGTAAGTCCGGTAACAATAGCCAAAAACTCGCCCATATTAACTGTTCCCTGTTGAAAAGGACCTCTTCTAAATATTTCGATATTTTCGGGTATTAAAACTCCCCTGTATTCCACAGGACCAATAGCACTTGAGCAGGCAGCATCAACGCAAAGAGCTTTATTGTTTTTATTGCCAAGTACTTTTTGTATTATATCTGCCGAAGGCTTACCTTTTTTACCGTAGTAATTTTCGTAGCCTTCGCTGTAAGCTTTCTCAGCTTCTTGTAGTGTAACAAAGCCCATATATTTTGCATCGGCGAAGCCCTTGATGTGTTTTTGGCATTCGTCCCACGAACTATATATGCCCGGTTTTATACCTTCCCAAACTACGTAGTAATTATTCTTTTTTTTAGCCATTTTGTATTGTGGTTTCTATGCTTTATCCCACGTAGTACCTTCTTTGGAGTCTTTTATAGAAATGCCTATTTTCTGGAGTTCATCTCTTATTTCGTCACTCAAAGTCCAATTTTTATCTTTTCTGGCTTGCTCTCTAATGCTGATAATAATATCCATGAGGTCGTTTGTAAGTTTAGGACTTTCGGCTTCTTGCACGGTTTCAAGTCCCAAAATGTCAAAAACCAAGGAGTTGAGCAATTTTTTCAGTTCGCTGAGGTCGTTTGCCGATATGGTTTCGTTGCCTGTATTTATATTGTTTATCAGTTTACAAGTATCGAAAATATTTGCAATTAGAATTGGTGTGTTAAGGTCGTCGTCTAATGCTGCAAACAACTTGCTTTTTAGTTCGTTAAAATCAAACGATGACTTTTCTGAAGCTTGTAATTGCTCAAGAATTTTAAGAGTATCCATTAATCGGGCAAGTCCTTTTTCGGCGGCAAGCAGAGCTTCGTTGCTAAAATCGAGGGTGCTTCTGTAATGTGCTTGCAGGATAAAGAAACGTATTGTCATAGGCGAATACTCTTTGTGCAGTAGTTCATGCGAACCGCTAAACATTTCGTTAAGCGTAATGAAATTGCCCAAAGATTTACCCATTTTTTGCCCGTTGATGGTGATTAAGTTGTTGTGCACCCAAAATTTAGCCGGACTGCAACCGTTAGCGGCTATACTTTGAGCTATTTCGCTTTCGTGGTGAGGGAATAGCAAGTCTAAACCGCCACCGTGAATATCAAATTCTTCGCCTAAATATTTTGCACTCATAGCCGAGCATTCTAAGTGCCAGCCCGGGAATCCGTCGCTCCATTCCGATTTCCATCGCATTATATGTTCGGGATTAGCTTTTTTCCACAATGCAAAGTCGAAGCTGTTACGTTTTTCGTCCTGACCTTGCAAGTCGCGGGTATTGGAAATAAGGTCTTCTAATCTTCTGCCCGACAGTACGCCGTAGTTATGTTTGGTGTTATATTTTTCTACGTCGAAGTAAACAGAGCCGTTACTTTTGTACGCCATTCCATTTTCCAATATTTTTTCAATCAATTCGATTTGTTCGGGTATATGTCCCGAAGCTCTCGGCTCGATGCTTGGTTTGAGTACATTTAGCTTGTGCATAGCTTCATGGTAGCTATCGGTGTAGAATTGAGCAATTTCCATGGGTTCCAACTGTTCCAAGCGAGCTTTTTTGCCGATTTTATCTTCGCCGTCGTCCATGTCGTTTTCAAGGTGTCCGACATCGGTAATGTTTCTAACGTATCTGACCTTATAACCTTTATATTTTAAATATCTGAATAAAATATCGAAGGTAATTGCCGGACGAGCGTGTCCTAAGTGCGGTTCGCCGTAGACGGTAGGACCACAAACGTACATGCCCACATGAGGCGGATTTATAGGTGTGAATATTTGTTTTTTTCGTGTAAGCGTGTTGTATAAAACCAAATCTGTATTTTCCATGTAAAAATTGTTTTTATGAGGTAAAACTTACCAATTCAAGATGTTTGAAATCAAGTAATGTTCCGGATTTTTCAAAAATTTTGAAGCTTTTTTCAAATCCTTTTTTTCTAAATAATGCTGTGCTTTAAAAACCATTTGAAAGCGTTGGCTTTCGATGTTAACCGAGCGTGGAAGTATTTTTCCGTTTTTATCTTCAAGGTCTTTTAAAAATATAGGTGCAATGTCGCCCAATGCGTTGCTTGTAACAATACATGCATTATGACCTTGGTCGAATAGGGTTTTAACTCCCAAACCTAAGAGACTACAATACAACAAATCGGCTGCAGTAGGCGAGGCACACCTGATTTCGTAACCTATTTCAACGGGACGACTTTTTACGACTAAGTCTAACTGTTTGAGTTTAACTTGCAGTAAAATATTATATATATGCGCCTTGCTGACCGCTCCTAATTCGGGGTGTCCGTGTTCGTCGTAGGTAAATTGTATTCCCGATGATTCCAAATCGCTTTCGTCTAACAAATTAAAAATACCTTCGCTAATTATGGCTACACCATAATTGATGTTTAAAATTTTTCGTTTAACTATAGATGAAACTATGAGGTCGGTAATCTTGTCTAATGTTAGTTGGGTTTTGTTAAACATTTCGGGGATAATGATAAGCGGGTAATGGCAGGCTGCACCAATGCCAAAAGCTAAGTGTCCGGCTTCTCTACCCATTGCCGAAACAACAAACCAGTTGCCCGACGAGCGTGCATCTTCGTAAACGGTTGTTCCAATTCTAACGCCTTCTGCTTTGGCGCTGGCATATCCGAAAGTCGACTGTCCTTCGGGTAAGGGAAGGTCGTTGTCTATAGTTTTAGGAACGTGTATGTTAAGAACATTTAAGTCGTTTTTTAACAAAAACTTTGAAATTCTATTTGCTGTGGAGGCTGTATCGTCGCCGCCAATAGTTACCAAAAGTTTTATATTGTTTTCGACAAAAAAGTCGGTTTTAAATTCTATGTCCGAAGGTTTGTAGCGGCTCATAACAAGTACCGATCCACCCAAATTGATTATACGGTCGGCGTACGAAAAGTCAATATCAATGGTTTCGGCTTTGCCGTTGAACAAGTTTTTGTAGCCTTCGTGTAAGCCAATAACTCTGTAACCGTCGCGTAAAAACACTTTAGAAATTGTACTTATTACGGTGTTAATTCCGGGAGCTGGTCCACCGCCGGCTAGTATTAAAATTGATTTCTTCATAGTTTATACTTATGCTTTGCGTAAATGTATTTATCGCTGCAAAAATAATAAAAATATGTGCAACTCTTAAACAATTAATAAAGTTGCGTGGTGCGGGTTGCGTGTTACGTGGTGGCTTTTAGCCATTAGCTCTTGGCTATTAGCCAAAGTTAGCCAACGGCTAAGAGCCAAAAGCTAATAGCTTAATGATACGAATAACATGAAATATGACGAAAAATGAGCAATTTTCAGTCAAAATATTATTTTTGTTCTATGAGTAAAACCGAAAGATATTACAGCTTTACCAAATTTTTGAGAGAAAGATTTGGAGCCAGAGTTCAGAAATTGGCTATAGATGCCGGTTTTACCTGTCCCAATCGTGATGGGAGTAAATCGTATGGAGGTTGTACTTATTGCA
It contains:
- a CDS encoding ribonuclease H family protein, coding for MAKKKNNYYVVWEGIKPGIYSSWDECQKHIKGFADAKYMGFVTLQEAEKAYSEGYENYYGKKGKPSADIIQKVLGNKNNKALCVDAACSSAIGPVEYRGVLIPENIEIFRRGPFQQGTVNMGEFLAIVTGLTWLKKNKLDFPLYSDSRTAMSWVKKKKINTKLERTELNKELFEKADLAIEWLHNNEVENPIIKWETELWGEIPADYGRK
- the cysS gene encoding cysteine--tRNA ligase — protein: MENTDLVLYNTLTRKKQIFTPINPPHVGMYVCGPTVYGEPHLGHARPAITFDILFRYLKYKGYKVRYVRNITDVGHLENDMDDGEDKIGKKARLEQLEPMEIAQFYTDSYHEAMHKLNVLKPSIEPRASGHIPEQIELIEKILENGMAYKSNGSVYFDVEKYNTKHNYGVLSGRRLEDLISNTRDLQGQDEKRNSFDFALWKKANPEHIMRWKSEWSDGFPGWHLECSAMSAKYLGEEFDIHGGGLDLLFPHHESEIAQSIAANGCSPAKFWVHNNLITINGQKMGKSLGNFITLNEMFSGSHELLHKEYSPMTIRFFILQAHYRSTLDFSNEALLAAEKGLARLMDTLKILEQLQASEKSSFDFNELKSKLFAALDDDLNTPILIANIFDTCKLINNINTGNETISANDLSELKKLLNSLVFDILGLETVQEAESPKLTNDLMDIIISIREQARKDKNWTLSDEIRDELQKIGISIKDSKEGTTWDKA
- a CDS encoding 6-phosphofructokinase yields the protein MKKSILILAGGGPAPGINTVISTISKVFLRDGYRVIGLHEGYKNLFNGKAETIDIDFSYADRIINLGGSVLVMSRYKPSDIEFKTDFFVENNIKLLVTIGGDDTASTANRISKFLLKNDLNVLNIHVPKTIDNDLPLPEGQSTFGYASAKAEGVRIGTTVYEDARSSGNWFVVSAMGREAGHLAFGIGAACHYPLIIIPEMFNKTQLTLDKITDLIVSSIVKRKILNINYGVAIISEGIFNLLDESDLESSGIQFTYDEHGHPELGAVSKAHIYNILLQVKLKQLDLVVKSRPVEIGYEIRCASPTAADLLYCSLLGLGVKTLFDQGHNACIVTSNALGDIAPIFLKDLEDKNGKILPRSVNIESQRFQMVFKAQHYLEKKDLKKASKFLKNPEHYLISNILNW